GCCTGGCGGATCGTGTTCACGACCATGCTAGCGCGCGCCTGTCCCGACGCGCCATGTACGGCGGTGTTGGAGGACGACGAATGGCAGGCGTTGTACTGCCACGCCCATCAAACCACGCGCCTGCCAACGGCGCCGCCGCGCCTGCGGGATGCCGTGCGCTGGATTGGCCGCCTGGGTGGCTTTCAAGGGCGCAACGGTGATGGCGAACCAGGCATCACGGTGATGTGGAAAGGCTTTCAACATCTGGCCGGATTGACCTCCATGTATCGATTATTGCGACCCGCTCCCAAGGAAAGAAATGTGGGTAATGATTAGTTCAGGTGGAGGGTTTTTCGGTGATCGCGTGCCAAAGGGGTATCCTATGAGCGTTCCCATGCGGCGGCTCTGCGGCCGCATGGGAACGCCAACAAGAATCCCCCCGCTCCCAGCGCGGGAGCGGGGGGCAGGGGGTGTAGGCCGATGGCGCCCTGATGCGGCAGTGAACGGAAAAGCCGCGCGCCGCAAGCGCTCCTAGCGCTGCACCTCGCTTGGCACGATCAGGCCATAGTTGCCGTCTTCGCGCCGGTACAGCACGTTAATCTCGCTCGTGCCGGCATCGCGGAATACGAAGAAGTCGTGCCCGAGCAGCTCCATCTGCTCGACCGCCTCGTCGCTGAACATGGGCTTAACCTGGAACTCCTTGGTGCGCACGATGCGCGGGTTGCGCGCTTCGTCGGCCGGGGTGCCATTTGCCTCGGGCTGCACATCGATGATCTCGTTACCCTGGCGCCGTAGCTTGCCGCGCCGCCAGTGTTTATCCTTGTAGCGCTCGATCTGGCGCTGCAGGTTGTCGTGTACCACGTCGATCGCGGTCGTCAGGTCGGCAGCGCGCTGCTCGGCCCGCAGCAGAATGCCATGCTCACCTACCAGCGTCACCTGCGCGCGGTGGGTGTTGTTGTCGGTCCGCCGCTGTTCCTCCGCAACTTCGACGGTAACTTTGCTGATTTTGTCCAGGTACCGCTCGAGCCTCCCTAACTTCTCCTTGATATAGTTCTGGTGACGCTCCGAGACCTTGCCTGTGCGACTTCGAACAATCAGCTCCATAGTCTCTTTCCTTCCCGATCGGCCAGCCCGCGCCAGCCGACACTGTACAGGCGCAACGGCGACGCTACTGCGCCAAATGCACGAAACCCTCAACCGCAGATAGCGGCCGAGGGCTTCGGAGCAGCTAACGCCAGGCGGTAGCGCTGTGTTCGCCGTAACCACGATTGTTGCAAACGATGCTTCTCATTCGTTCGCCGATCCTAGCCGCGGGCCGCCAGGTGAAGCAGCACCGCGCCGGCTACTCATGGTTCCTTGCCAGGTTATTGTACTATGCGGGTGGTTGACATGCAAGCGCAGCCGGTGTAGGTTTCGCAACGTTAGCGCGTGGCCACCGGCACATGCACATGCTTGTCGAGCACCGGCGGCGGCCCAAGCGTGCCCCAGCCGATGTCGGCGAAGATGCCTTTGGTGATCGGCCCAGGGTCGTGGATCACCTCGCCGATATTCAGGAATGGCGTCATCAGCGAGTTGGCCGTGCCGGCCGGGTAGGTCGCCTCGTTGAGGTGCGCGAAGCTCGAGCCGGGCGCCCATGTCGCCGGCGCGTACAGCCTGGGCGGCCCACCACCGGCCGCCACGGCATTCGCGCCACTGAAGAACAGATTGCCGCTGGTAAGCTGCGCCGCCAGCGCCGCCGAGGGGTTCGCAAACACGGCCGTGTTGATCAGCTGCTGGCCCGCGCCATTCACGCCAAAGCGATCGAATACGGCCGGGTAGCGCGGCCCGCCGCTCGATTCGCCCCAGCTGCCCACCCCGCCCGATACCTGCATAGTGTCGAAAAATCCCAGGCCATGGGTTAGCTCATGTAATACCACCGAGACCAGATCGAAGCGATCGGGCGGCGGGTTGCCGTCGGTGCCGAAGTACCAGTTGCCGAAGTTGCTGTTGAAGCTGGCCACGATGTCTGGCGTGTCGGGGCTCAGATCAGTGCCGGCGAGCTTGTTCGCCAGCGCCGCCGGGTACCAGGTGTTGGCGATCGGTGCGCCCTGGAAGTTGAGCTGCAGCTCGGCTGGCCCGGCCGCACCCAGCACACCCGCAGGCTGCAGCGGCTCCCAGGTGGCCTCGACACTGATCGGCACCGGCGAGCTGATCAGCGCGGCCCACAGATCGACCGCGCGCTGGAACGCGGCCTTGGCGTCGTTGGGAAAGCCAATGTACGTTACCGTCACCGTCGCCGATTGAATGCGCACCCGGCCGGGCGGCGGCGCCGGCACGCGCGTGGGGGTTGCCCGATCGCCGGCAAACAGCACCATGCGCGGCCCGCGCATCGCCATACCGGCCGGGCCTGGTGCGGCCTGGCCCTGCGCGCGTGTGCCGATCGGCACGGGCAGCACCGCCAGCACTACCAGGCATACGAGCGTTAGTCGCTGAATCATGGATCCTCTCGGCTCACTCCAGGCCAACCATACGATCACGCAATCGGCGCAGGTGTGGTGGCTACACCGCGTTCCAATCAGTTGTTCGGGCTTGCGGGCGGCGCAGCCGGCCGATCATGCTCGTCCAGGTCGGCCATCTGGAGCGTCAGGGCGTCGATCGACACCTGGATCTCGCGCAGCGATAGCGCCAGCGAGGCCAGCAGCAAGATCAGGCTGGCGCCGAAGATCCACTTGCCCAGCCCCGGCAGCCCGGCAAACAGCATGAACATGCTGAGCACGCAGCCGAAGAAGCTGGCCACGCCGCACGCCTGCATATTGCGAATGATCCCAATCCGGTAGCGTAGGTTGTGCAGCTGGCCCTTGATGCGCGGATCCGGCCCCGCACGATACCTGGCGTACAGGTCGCGCATCAGCGCCGCGAGCGTTAGGAAGCGGTTGGTATAGGCCAGCAGCAACAGCGAGATCGCCGGAAACAGCAGCGCCGGCGTGGTGAGCGTCAATTCCATCTATAGTCCGATCAGGCAGGTGCGGGGCCGGCCGGCGTAACCAGCCTGCGCCGGCCCGGCTTAATGCTCGTGGCCTACGTCGGGCGTGCTGCGGCCAACCGCCGTGCCGCCGCCGCCGCCGCGGATCTCGCTGGCATGGTGTGGCGTGCTCGCGCGGCGGTAGTCGGCCTGCAGCTCGCTCAGCAGCGCGTCGCGCTGGTTGTACAGCCGCTTGAGCGGGCGCGCGCCGGCCGTCTCGAGCGCGTAGGCCGCCAGGATCGGCATGGCGATCGTGCTGTCGGTGTAGCAGACAATCGTGTCCGGCAGCTGCTCGGGGTCGACCTTGCCCCAGGTCATGGCCTCGCTGGGCGTCGCGCCGCTCAGGCCGCCTGTGTCGGGGCGCGCGTCGGTGAACTGGATGAAGTAGTCGTGGCCTTTTTCGGAAATGCCCATGATCTCCTGCAGCTGCGGCTCAGTCTGCAAAATGAAGTTCTTGGGCGAGCCGCCGCCAAAGATCAGCACCGCGCTCTGGCCGCCGTGCTTCTTGGCCCGGTGTACGATCGCGGTGGTCTCGTTCACGTCGCGCTCGACATCAAACTTGAGCTGGTTGCCGTCCAACGCCAGCGCGGCCACGTTCATGCCGATGGTCGAGTCGCCAGGGCTCGAGGTGTAGAGCGGCACGCCGCACTCGTAGGCGGCGGTGAGGATCGACACATACTCGGTGCCGATCGCTCGCTCGCGCGCCTGAGTGTAGCGGCCCAGCAGGTAGTGCAGCTCGGCCGTGCTCATGCTGCGCTGGAACTCGGGGCCGCGGATGCACTGGCGCAGAAACTCATCCGACTCGAGCAGCACGTCCTGGTCGAACAGAATGTCGTAGATCCGGATGATGTGCCGATCGCGCAGCTCGCGGTCGTCGGTGAACGGCGTCGTGTTGAACAGCTCGAAGCCCAGCGAGCGGTGTATATCGTGGTACAGGTTCGCCCCGGTGCTCACGACCCAATCGACCAGGCCGGCGCGGATCAGCGGCACGATCGCGGCCGTGCCCAGGCCAGTCGGGGTCAGCGCGCCCGAGAGCGTCACGCCAATCGTCACGTCGGGCTGGGCGATTGTGCGCGCGAACAGCTGGCAGGCTTCGCGCAGCCGTGCGCCGTTGTAGGCGTACAGATGATGATCGACCAGGTCGCGTACGCTCAGGCCCGCACCGATCGGCTGCGGGTCCAATTTGACGCCATAGGCCATTAGTATCGTTGCTCCTCTCAATGGCACCGGGCGTGCGGCCAGCCCCGTGCAGCTGGCCGATTACACCAATGACGCGGTGCCATGCCTGGCGCCTGCATGCTGCCGCAGGCAAAAAAACCGCCGACTGCGTACGTACCGGCCTATTATAGCAGATGCGCTCGCGACCCTCAGCCGGTCGGGCATGGGCCGGTGGGCTACCGCTGACGATGCGCGCCGCCCATGGTATACTGACAATTGAACACACATTGGAGTAATTTGGAGCGAGCCGATGGCCACATTGAACGAGCGCCTCGCCGATATCGTCAAGCGCAAGCGCCAGCGCGATCGATTTACCCAATCCGACCTTGGCGCGCGAATTGGCACCAGCGGGTCGTACATCAGCGCGATCGAGTCGGCCAGCACCAGCCCGCGAATCAGTGAGATCGAGGCGCTGGCCAGCGTGTTTCGCACCACCGCGTTCGACATGATCATCGAGGCGGCCAAGCAGGACGCCTATACCTTCTCGGCCTCGAATCGCGAGCGCGACGCATTTCTGTCGA
The sequence above is drawn from the Candidatus Kouleothrix ribensis genome and encodes:
- a CDS encoding DUF2721 domain-containing protein, producing the protein MELTLTTPALLFPAISLLLLAYTNRFLTLAALMRDLYARYRAGPDPRIKGQLHNLRYRIGIIRNMQACGVASFFGCVLSMFMLFAGLPGLGKWIFGASLILLLASLALSLREIQVSIDALTLQMADLDEHDRPAAPPASPNN
- a CDS encoding helix-turn-helix domain-containing protein; this encodes MATLNERLADIVKRKRQRDRFTQSDLGARIGTSGSYISAIESASTSPRISEIEALASVFRTTAFDMIIEAAKQDAYTFSASNRERDAFLSIYDALSPEHKKQARTYLLFLRELQDRPPEE
- the raiA gene encoding ribosome-associated translation inhibitor RaiA: MELIVRSRTGKVSERHQNYIKEKLGRLERYLDKISKVTVEVAEEQRRTDNNTHRAQVTLVGEHGILLRAEQRAADLTTAIDVVHDNLQRQIERYKDKHWRRGKLRRQGNEIIDVQPEANGTPADEARNPRIVRTKEFQVKPMFSDEAVEQMELLGHDFFVFRDAGTSEINVLYRREDGNYGLIVPSEVQR
- a CDS encoding deoxyhypusine synthase, yielding MAYGVKLDPQPIGAGLSVRDLVDHHLYAYNGARLREACQLFARTIAQPDVTIGVTLSGALTPTGLGTAAIVPLIRAGLVDWVVSTGANLYHDIHRSLGFELFNTTPFTDDRELRDRHIIRIYDILFDQDVLLESDEFLRQCIRGPEFQRSMSTAELHYLLGRYTQARERAIGTEYVSILTAAYECGVPLYTSSPGDSTIGMNVAALALDGNQLKFDVERDVNETTAIVHRAKKHGGQSAVLIFGGGSPKNFILQTEPQLQEIMGISEKGHDYFIQFTDARPDTGGLSGATPSEAMTWGKVDPEQLPDTIVCYTDSTIAMPILAAYALETAGARPLKRLYNQRDALLSELQADYRRASTPHHASEIRGGGGGTAVGRSTPDVGHEH